In one window of Bizionia sp. M204 DNA:
- a CDS encoding phosphatidylserine decarboxylase family protein yields the protein MFHKEGHKIILITLIVVVALFLISDTYVVLPWLNMIIMIGLLLFLLLILQFFRNPKRQTSYNDNHIVSPVDGKVVVIEEVFEKEYFNEKRLQVSIFMSPINVHVTRYPIGGQVVYSKYHPGKYLVAWHPKASEENERTTVVVENEIFGPILYRQIAGALAKRIVNYAKEGQQINQGSDSGFIKFGSRVDLFLPLDAKINVSLNQKVRGAESIIAEK from the coding sequence ATGTTTCATAAAGAAGGACATAAAATTATTTTAATTACGCTAATCGTTGTTGTAGCGTTATTTTTGATATCAGATACTTACGTGGTATTACCATGGCTTAACATGATTATCATGATAGGGTTGCTATTGTTTTTATTATTGATTTTACAATTCTTTAGAAACCCAAAAAGGCAAACTTCATATAATGATAACCATATTGTTTCACCAGTGGATGGCAAGGTTGTAGTTATTGAAGAGGTTTTTGAAAAAGAATATTTCAATGAAAAACGTTTACAGGTTAGTATCTTTATGTCGCCTATAAATGTACATGTTACAAGATATCCTATTGGTGGGCAAGTTGTGTATAGTAAATACCATCCAGGTAAATATTTAGTAGCATGGCACCCAAAAGCAAGCGAAGAGAACGAACGTACGACGGTGGTTGTAGAAAATGAAATTTTCGGACCTATACTATATAGACAAATTGCTGGAGCCCTAGCAAAACGAATTGTTAACTATGCTAAAGAAGGACAACAAATAAATCAAGGAAGCGACTCTGGATTTATAAAATTTGGTTCACGTGTAGATTTATTTTTACCTTTAGATGCAAAAATTAACGTATCACTTAACCAAAAAGTTCGTGGTGCTGAAAGTATTATAGCTGAAAAATAA
- a CDS encoding phosphatidate cytidylyltransferase, translated as MKEILIRSFTGLLYVSLLMVSLLNEHALIILFFIFGLICMGEFKKLIGYKSFWPYVIFTLMYLIFGYWQFFMKTDAGLSAATRILQVITIFVQLLLIKDLFAEKRIPLFISKRFLLSTFYLSSAFVFLVLIANYNSEYNPFILLGAFILVWVNDTFAFLVGKNFGKQKLFEKISPKKTVEGFIGGLFFSSVASYFIATFTETLSFNNWLILAIIISVFGTLGDLIESKFKRQAGVKDSGVIMPGHGGLLDRLDSIIFAAPFIHLFLEII; from the coding sequence ATGAAAGAAATCCTTATAAGATCCTTTACGGGTTTGTTATATGTTTCATTGTTAATGGTGTCTCTATTAAACGAACACGCTTTAATAATCCTGTTTTTTATTTTCGGATTGATATGTATGGGAGAATTTAAAAAACTTATTGGCTATAAATCTTTTTGGCCTTATGTGATTTTTACACTCATGTATTTAATATTTGGTTATTGGCAGTTTTTCATGAAAACAGATGCGGGTTTAAGTGCAGCCACGCGTATTCTACAAGTAATTACGATTTTTGTGCAACTACTTTTAATTAAAGACTTATTTGCAGAAAAACGAATTCCATTATTTATTTCCAAACGATTTTTACTCTCAACCTTTTATTTATCTAGTGCTTTTGTATTTCTTGTATTGATTGCAAATTATAATAGTGAGTACAATCCGTTTATTCTATTAGGCGCTTTTATTTTGGTTTGGGTAAATGATACCTTTGCCTTTTTGGTGGGTAAGAATTTTGGGAAACAGAAGCTTTTCGAAAAAATTTCACCAAAGAAAACGGTGGAAGGCTTTATAGGTGGATTATTTTTTTCATCCGTAGCTAGCTATTTTATTGCTACCTTTACCGAAACATTAAGTTTTAATAATTGGCTAATATTAGCAATTATAATTAGTGTTTTTGGAACTTTGGGAGACTTAATAGAATCCAAATTTAAACGCCAAGCTGGTGTTAAAGATAGTGGTGTTATAATGCCGGGTCATGGCGGGTTGTTAGACCGGTTAGATAGTATTATCTTTGCAGCACCTTTTATTCATTTGTTTTTAGAAATTATATAG
- a CDS encoding LUD domain-containing protein, producing the protein MSLFRKIFGSKSVDSDKELKSNERGKYMPEIKLPIDERFTINFKANGGKFLYCENLDEIFDSLNNIIIENDWEEKSVLIYDEQLNQKFKNSDLNVTRVSTDAEYFLTTCENLIADDGSLLISSNQIAEKKLIEFPENFIVFATTSQITANIGEGLRGIKNNNSKRIPTNITTIKHFKTSENKEKENDFMSYGSNSKNLYLLLLEDL; encoded by the coding sequence ATGAGTCTATTTAGAAAAATTTTTGGTTCCAAATCTGTTGATTCAGACAAGGAATTAAAATCTAATGAGCGAGGCAAGTATATGCCAGAAATTAAATTACCTATAGATGAGCGGTTTACAATAAACTTCAAGGCTAATGGTGGTAAGTTTCTGTATTGCGAAAATTTAGATGAAATTTTTGATAGCTTAAACAATATCATTATTGAAAATGATTGGGAAGAGAAAAGTGTGTTAATCTATGATGAGCAATTAAACCAAAAATTCAAAAATTCTGATTTAAATGTAACACGTGTCAGTACTGACGCCGAATATTTTTTAACCACCTGCGAAAACTTAATTGCGGATGATGGTTCGTTATTGATTTCCTCCAACCAAATAGCAGAAAAGAAATTAATTGAATTTCCTGAAAATTTTATTGTTTTTGCCACAACTAGCCAAATTACAGCTAATATTGGAGAAGGTTTACGAGGAATAAAAAACAACAATTCAAAAAGAATACCCACAAATATCACCACCATAAAACATTTTAAAACTTCAGAAAATAAAGAGAAAGAAAATGATTTTATGAGTTATGGTAGCAATTCTAAAAATTTATACTTACTTCTGTTAGAAGACCTATAG
- the ftsH gene encoding ATP-dependent zinc metalloprotease FtsH, producing the protein MNKDTKKDKNKKPKFNMYWIYGGVIVLFIAMQVLGGSGFDETNPTTPSQFMTFLKDGDVDKVEIVNRREAKVYLTSEAEAKDVHKKSKPTSLLPTATKLPNYRFEFGDLQNFEDDIAKVIQAEDLDPKPKIEYKTEQNVWGDFLIGLLPFILLIGVWIFIMRRMSGGSGGGAGGQIFNIGKSRAKLFDENTDVKTSFKDVAGLEGAKEEVQEIVDFLKNPEKYTNLGGKIPKGALLVGPPGTGKTLLAKAVAGEAKVPFFSLSGSDFVEMFVGVGASRVRDLFKQAKEKSPAIIFIDEIDAIGRARGKNNMSGSNDERENTLNQLLTEMDGFGTNTNVIVLAATNRADVLDKALMRAGRFDRQIFVDLPDVRERKEIFEVHLRPLKKAEDLDIDFLSKQTPGFSGADIANVCNEAALIAARNGKKAVDKQDFLDAVDRIVGGLEKKNKIITSGEKKAVAYHEAGHATVSWMLEHAAPLVKVTIVPRGRSLGAAWYLPEERLIVRPEQMLDEMCAALGGRAAEKVIFNQISTGALSDLEKVTKQARAMVTVYGLSDKVGNLTYYDSSGQNEYGFTKPYSEKTSELIDDEISRIIEEQYQRAIKLLEENKDKLTELANVLLEKEVIFKDNLEKIFGKRPFDKHVIDTEEEE; encoded by the coding sequence ATGAACAAGGATACCAAGAAAGATAAAAACAAGAAACCTAAATTCAATATGTATTGGATTTATGGTGGCGTAATCGTGCTATTTATAGCCATGCAAGTGTTGGGAGGAAGCGGATTTGATGAAACAAATCCAACAACACCATCACAATTCATGACATTTTTAAAAGATGGCGATGTTGATAAAGTAGAAATTGTAAACAGGCGCGAAGCCAAAGTATATTTAACATCTGAAGCAGAAGCAAAAGATGTACATAAAAAATCCAAACCTACATCGTTATTGCCAACGGCAACCAAACTACCAAATTATCGATTTGAATTTGGTGATCTTCAAAATTTTGAAGATGATATAGCCAAAGTTATACAAGCGGAAGATTTAGACCCAAAACCAAAAATTGAGTACAAAACAGAACAGAATGTTTGGGGCGATTTCCTAATAGGATTACTACCGTTTATTTTATTAATAGGCGTTTGGATTTTTATAATGAGACGTATGTCTGGTGGTTCTGGTGGTGGAGCTGGTGGTCAAATATTTAATATTGGTAAATCACGTGCTAAGCTATTTGATGAGAATACAGATGTTAAAACATCCTTTAAAGATGTTGCCGGTTTAGAAGGTGCTAAAGAAGAAGTTCAAGAAATTGTTGACTTCCTTAAAAATCCAGAAAAATACACCAATTTAGGTGGTAAAATCCCTAAAGGAGCCTTATTAGTAGGACCTCCAGGAACGGGTAAAACATTATTAGCTAAAGCCGTTGCTGGTGAAGCAAAAGTGCCGTTCTTTTCATTGTCTGGTTCAGATTTCGTGGAAATGTTTGTAGGTGTTGGTGCCTCTAGAGTGCGAGATTTATTTAAACAAGCCAAAGAGAAATCGCCAGCTATTATTTTCATTGATGAAATTGATGCTATTGGTCGTGCTCGTGGTAAAAATAATATGTCAGGTTCTAATGATGAACGTGAAAACACCTTAAACCAATTACTAACAGAAATGGATGGTTTTGGTACTAATACAAACGTCATAGTATTGGCAGCAACCAACCGAGCAGATGTTTTAGATAAAGCATTAATGCGTGCAGGACGTTTTGATAGACAAATTTTTGTGGACCTGCCAGATGTTCGTGAGCGTAAGGAAATTTTTGAAGTGCATTTAAGGCCTTTAAAAAAGGCAGAAGATTTAGATATTGACTTCTTGTCTAAGCAAACACCAGGTTTCTCTGGAGCTGATATTGCTAATGTTTGTAACGAAGCCGCGTTAATTGCCGCTAGAAATGGTAAAAAAGCCGTAGATAAACAAGATTTCTTGGATGCCGTAGATAGAATTGTAGGAGGACTTGAAAAGAAAAATAAAATTATAACGTCAGGTGAGAAGAAAGCTGTAGCCTATCATGAAGCTGGTCACGCAACCGTAAGTTGGATGTTAGAACATGCAGCACCTTTAGTAAAAGTTACTATTGTACCTCGTGGACGTTCATTAGGAGCAGCATGGTATTTACCAGAAGAACGCTTAATTGTTAGACCCGAACAAATGCTAGATGAAATGTGCGCTGCTTTAGGCGGTCGTGCGGCTGAAAAAGTAATTTTCAATCAAATTTCAACGGGTGCATTAAGCGATTTAGAAAAAGTGACCAAACAAGCACGTGCTATGGTAACGGTTTATGGCTTAAGTGACAAAGTTGGGAATTTAACCTATTATGATTCTTCAGGACAAAACGAATACGGTTTTACAAAACCTTATAGTGAGAAAACCTCGGAATTAATTGATGACGAAATTTCTAGAATCATAGAAGAACAGTACCAACGTGCTATTAAACTTCTTGAAGAAAATAAAGATAAATTAACCGAATTAGCTAACGTGCTATTGGAAAAAGAAGTTATCTTTAAAGATAATTTAGAAAAAATATTTGGAAAACGACCATTTGATAAACATGTGATCGATACCGAAGAAGAAGAATAA
- the rsfS gene encoding ribosome silencing factor translates to MAKKQINADQLIATILSGIEDVKGKDINILDLREIENTVCDYFIICEGASNTQVNAIVNSIQKKVSKELKDKPWHIEGSDNAEWVLMDYVNVVVHVFQKHIREYYDIESLWGDAKTTVIETNY, encoded by the coding sequence ATGGCAAAAAAACAAATCAATGCAGACCAATTGATAGCTACTATTTTAAGCGGAATTGAGGACGTAAAAGGAAAAGACATAAATATATTAGATTTACGCGAGATTGAAAACACGGTTTGCGACTACTTCATAATATGCGAAGGTGCTTCGAACACACAAGTAAATGCCATTGTAAATTCCATCCAGAAAAAAGTAAGTAAAGAACTGAAAGATAAGCCTTGGCATATTGAAGGTTCGGATAATGCTGAATGGGTTTTAATGGATTATGTGAACGTAGTAGTTCATGTTTTTCAGAAGCACATACGCGAGTATTATGATATTGAAAGCCTTTGGGGTGACGCAAAAACAACGGTAATTGAAACAAACTATTAA
- a CDS encoding biotin--[acetyl-CoA-carboxylase] ligase: protein MHIIKLDATDSTNSYLRALSTNSTLADYTIVSAKHQTHGRGQRGTNWQSETDKNLMFSVFKNVSFLGFQDNFFISMVTSLALIKTLQQFLIPKLSIKWPNDILSEDKKICGILIENTVKQNAFGGTIIGIGLNVNQTQFKDLPNATSLQLIVGTPLNTDELLLSIVTNLKFYFNQLKTNQHKLLKETYESYLFRKNKPSTFKDQEGNLFTGYIQGVTSLGNLRVLLEDEIIAEYELKEVTLLY, encoded by the coding sequence ATGCATATAATCAAACTTGATGCCACCGATTCTACCAACTCGTATTTAAGAGCATTAAGTACAAACAGCACCTTGGCAGATTATACTATTGTTAGCGCCAAGCACCAAACTCATGGACGCGGGCAACGTGGCACAAACTGGCAGTCTGAAACCGATAAGAACCTGATGTTTAGCGTGTTCAAGAACGTTTCATTCTTGGGTTTTCAAGACAATTTCTTTATAAGTATGGTTACTTCTTTAGCCCTAATTAAAACCTTGCAACAGTTTTTAATACCCAAACTAAGCATAAAATGGCCTAACGACATTTTGTCAGAGGACAAAAAAATCTGTGGCATTCTTATAGAAAACACCGTTAAACAAAATGCTTTTGGAGGTACTATAATAGGTATTGGACTCAATGTTAACCAAACGCAATTTAAAGATCTTCCTAATGCAACTTCCTTACAGCTAATTGTAGGCACGCCTTTAAACACTGATGAATTACTGTTAAGCATTGTAACCAATTTAAAATTTTATTTCAATCAGTTAAAAACCAATCAACACAAACTTTTAAAAGAAACATACGAAAGTTACCTGTTCAGAAAAAACAAGCCTTCAACCTTTAAAGATCAAGAAGGTAATTTATTCACAGGATACATTCAGGGTGTGACAAGTTTAGGAAATCTTCGCGTTTTATTAGAAGATGAAATAATTGCCGAGTATGAGTTAAAAGAAGTTACGCTGCTATATTAA
- a CDS encoding SRPBCC family protein, producing MNLESPKTTINKSPETVFNFLSDIKNFEKLMPDNISKFEVLGEDKFLFALKGMPEIILKKKEMIPPNKIVLGAAGGKLDFSLIGNITEIDANTSEVQLQFSGEFNAMMAMMIKGPISKFLETLASNMPKAV from the coding sequence ATGAATTTAGAATCTCCAAAAACAACTATCAATAAATCACCTGAAACGGTGTTTAACTTCTTGTCAGATATTAAAAACTTTGAAAAATTAATGCCTGATAACATTAGTAAATTTGAAGTGTTAGGCGAGGATAAATTTTTATTTGCATTAAAGGGAATGCCCGAAATTATTCTTAAGAAAAAGGAAATGATACCACCAAATAAAATTGTTCTTGGAGCTGCTGGTGGAAAATTGGACTTTTCTTTAATCGGGAATATAACAGAAATTGATGCAAATACAAGTGAAGTACAACTTCAATTTAGCGGCGAATTCAATGCTATGATGGCCATGATGATAAAAGGGCCTATTTCAAAATTTCTTGAAACATTAGCTAGCAATATGCCAAAAGCTGTATAA
- the pyrE gene encoding orotate phosphoribosyltransferase translates to MIFNKDTARKTAEVLLQVNAIKLRPTEPFTWASGWKSPIYCDNRIILSYPPIRNYIRETMAKQIEKQYGKPDVIAGVATGAIGIGMLVAEYLGLPFVYVRPEAKSHGRQNQIEGHLEPGQNVVVVEDLISTGQSSLNAVRALKENHANVKGMMAIFTYGFNISKENFEKENVHLTTLSDYNSLLDEAYHTNYISTKEQGILASWNANPAEWNAN, encoded by the coding sequence ATGATTTTTAATAAAGACACTGCCAGAAAAACTGCCGAAGTTCTACTTCAGGTAAATGCCATAAAATTACGGCCTACAGAACCCTTTACATGGGCTTCGGGATGGAAATCGCCTATTTATTGTGATAATAGAATTATACTTTCTTATCCACCAATCCGAAATTACATTCGTGAAACCATGGCCAAGCAAATTGAAAAACAATATGGCAAACCAGATGTTATTGCCGGTGTAGCAACTGGAGCTATAGGTATTGGTATGTTGGTTGCGGAGTATTTGGGGTTGCCATTTGTATATGTTCGACCTGAAGCTAAAAGTCATGGTCGCCAAAACCAAATTGAAGGACATTTGGAGCCTGGACAAAACGTGGTTGTGGTTGAGGATTTAATTAGTACGGGACAAAGTAGCTTAAATGCTGTTCGCGCTTTAAAAGAAAATCATGCGAATGTTAAAGGTATGATGGCCATTTTTACTTATGGTTTTAATATTTCAAAAGAAAATTTTGAGAAAGAGAATGTGCATTTAACAACCTTAAGTGATTACAATTCACTTTTAGATGAAGCCTACCATACTAATTATATATCCACTAAAGAACAAGGTATTTTAGCTTCTTGGAATGCCAATCCAGCAGAATGGAACGCTAATTGA
- a CDS encoding NUDIX hydrolase: MYKVFVNDKPIILTTEVEKESSFKNYLLKSVAITKVIKDLNKKSVKEVHLIHSKEEKLLKKFLKKLPNVIAGGGKVYNEKGEILFIFRNDKWDLPKGKTEKKESIETTAIREVEEETGVAGLKITKPLETTYHIFKRNGKYKIKITYWFEMTTSYSGTLEPQENEGITKVAWLNEAEAQEALKNSYANIKLLF, from the coding sequence ATGTACAAAGTTTTTGTTAATGATAAACCTATTATCTTAACAACAGAGGTTGAAAAGGAATCATCTTTCAAAAACTATTTATTAAAATCTGTTGCTATCACCAAAGTCATTAAAGATTTGAACAAGAAATCTGTTAAGGAAGTTCATCTTATACATTCTAAAGAAGAAAAGCTCCTTAAAAAATTCCTTAAAAAACTACCGAATGTTATTGCTGGAGGTGGAAAAGTATATAATGAAAAAGGAGAAATTCTTTTTATTTTCAGAAATGATAAATGGGATTTACCAAAAGGAAAAACTGAAAAGAAAGAATCTATTGAAACGACTGCTATTCGCGAAGTTGAAGAAGAAACAGGTGTTGCAGGTTTAAAAATAACCAAACCGCTTGAAACAACGTATCATATATTTAAGCGCAATGGCAAATACAAAATCAAAATTACCTATTGGTTTGAAATGACAACCTCCTACTCTGGCACTTTAGAACCTCAAGAAAATGAAGGTATCACCAAGGTTGCTTGGCTTAATGAAGCAGAAGCGCAAGAAGCTTTGAAAAATAGTTATGCCAATATCAAGCTACTATTCTAA
- a CDS encoding N-formylglutamate amidohydrolase yields MKLVLTCEHGGNHIPKEYKGLFINQEAILNTHRGFDLGALDVFQSLKPIADFSKFSTTSRLLIELNRSLHHKNLFSEFTSELSQAEKQKIIAQYYKPYRDAVEGVILQYIQEGETVIHISIHSFTPIWKKVERRVDIGLLYDSRIPKEKDFCKVSKAEILRISNNYDIRFNQPYLGKSDGFPTYLRKQFSENYIGIEIEINQKYSRNNQMADSLKTLIFGAIKQCKLE; encoded by the coding sequence GTGAAATTGGTTTTAACATGCGAGCATGGTGGTAATCATATTCCTAAAGAATATAAAGGGTTATTTATAAATCAAGAAGCTATATTAAACACGCATCGTGGTTTTGATTTGGGCGCCTTGGATGTCTTTCAAAGCTTAAAACCAATAGCTGATTTTTCTAAATTTAGTACTACAAGTCGCTTACTAATTGAATTAAACAGGTCATTGCACCATAAAAATTTGTTTTCTGAATTTACAAGCGAACTTTCACAAGCAGAAAAGCAGAAAATAATAGCGCAATATTATAAGCCATATCGAGATGCTGTAGAAGGTGTCATTTTACAATATATACAAGAAGGCGAAACCGTTATTCATATTTCTATTCACAGTTTTACACCCATTTGGAAAAAGGTAGAAAGGCGGGTTGATATTGGTTTGCTATATGATTCTCGAATTCCAAAAGAAAAGGATTTTTGTAAAGTGTCTAAAGCAGAAATATTGAGAATCAGCAATAATTATGATATTCGCTTCAACCAACCGTATTTAGGTAAGTCAGATGGATTTCCAACCTATTTAAGAAAGCAGTTTTCAGAAAATTATATTGGTATTGAGATTGAAATTAATCAGAAGTATTCTCGTAATAATCAGATGGCTGATTCGTTAAAAACGCTAATTTTTGGCGCTATAAAGCAATGTAAATTAGAATAG
- a CDS encoding glutamate-cysteine ligase family protein, translating to MRAKRYHLFEVYGIELEYMLVSNTFKPAAIVDKLLAKKAGEITSDVENGALAWSNELVAHVVELKTNGPTADLNGLSESFHKNIIEINQILKEFDSKLLPTAAHPLLNPLIDTELWKHSYSEVYELYNRIFNCKGHGWSNVQSTHINLPFFDDTEFEKLHAAIRVILPLIPGLCASSPILEGKNTGFKDARLEYYKTNQKEIPELTGLVIPERAFTKLDYYETVFEPIKRAIKPHDTNNILDHHFLNSRGAIARFDRNAIEIRLVDIQECPKADMAICALIIAVLKFLVDEKFTTLQEQKKWTKEHLYALLNPIIKEGEYYEVSNLDYLKLFQVEKIMTVQALWQHLFQLTKDSIGEVHYEALDCILSEGTLATRILKAINDDYSETHIKNVYWELADCLHKNAMFKP from the coding sequence ATGAGAGCTAAAAGATATCATTTATTTGAAGTTTACGGTATTGAACTGGAGTATATGCTCGTTTCAAATACGTTTAAACCGGCAGCTATTGTTGATAAGTTACTTGCCAAAAAAGCGGGTGAAATAACATCCGATGTGGAAAATGGAGCCTTAGCTTGGAGTAATGAATTGGTGGCTCATGTGGTAGAATTAAAAACCAATGGACCAACAGCCGATTTAAATGGATTGTCCGAATCGTTTCATAAAAATATTATTGAAATTAATCAGATTTTAAAAGAATTTGATTCAAAATTACTGCCAACTGCTGCACATCCATTATTGAATCCGTTGATAGATACCGAACTTTGGAAACACAGTTACAGTGAGGTTTACGAATTATACAATCGGATTTTTAATTGTAAAGGACACGGTTGGAGCAATGTGCAAAGCACACATATTAACTTGCCTTTTTTTGATGATACTGAATTTGAAAAATTACATGCCGCCATTCGTGTTATTTTGCCACTTATTCCTGGTTTGTGTGCAAGTTCGCCAATTTTAGAAGGAAAAAACACTGGCTTTAAAGATGCCAGATTGGAATACTACAAAACCAACCAGAAAGAGATCCCAGAATTGACAGGTTTGGTTATTCCAGAACGTGCTTTTACCAAGTTAGATTATTATGAAACGGTTTTCGAGCCTATAAAACGCGCCATAAAACCTCACGATACCAATAATATTTTAGATCATCACTTTTTAAATTCTCGTGGTGCCATTGCACGTTTTGATAGAAATGCTATTGAAATTCGTTTGGTTGATATTCAAGAATGCCCGAAGGCCGATATGGCTATTTGCGCCCTTATTATTGCTGTTTTGAAGTTTTTAGTGGACGAAAAATTCACCACTTTACAAGAGCAGAAAAAATGGACGAAGGAACATTTATACGCCCTATTAAATCCGATAATAAAGGAAGGTGAATACTATGAAGTTTCAAATCTTGACTACTTGAAGTTGTTTCAAGTGGAAAAAATCATGACAGTTCAAGCATTATGGCAACACCTTTTTCAGCTGACAAAAGATTCTATAGGCGAAGTTCATTATGAAGCTTTGGATTGTATTTTAAGTGAAGGTACCTTGGCAACGCGTATTTTAAAAGCCATAAATGATGATTATTCCGAAACACACATTAAAAATGTCTATTGGGAATTAGCAGATTGTCTGCATAAAAATGCCATGTTTAAACCGTGA